One part of the Thiothrix nivea DSM 5205 genome encodes these proteins:
- a CDS encoding IS110 family transposase has translation MKNTIITIDLATSVFELAIATPQYRITQRRRLDRDAFRQFIHEQEPALLVMEACGSAHHWGRLFREWGHEALLLPAQYVRPYRRRNKTDRTDCEALLEAYRCEGIKPVAIKSIGQQELQQMHRLREQWKRTKVARMNFLRGVFREQGIPLPASDREALREANLHVGQLSSLTLYMLRPLMQELETLETHMAGLEQQLIHATRQNETVANLQTIPGIGLLTSTALVAAVGKAEQFQSARQFASWLGITPRESSSGNRRFLGSITKQGNTYLRTLLVHGARSALVAAKRQAKSGKPLARLQEWAVKLEQRSGHNKAAVALANKLARTVWACWKSGKPYQAGYCPA, from the coding sequence ATGAAAAATACCATTATCACCATCGACCTTGCCACTTCTGTTTTCGAGTTGGCGATTGCCACCCCACAATACCGCATCACCCAGCGGCGGCGGCTTGACCGCGACGCTTTCCGTCAGTTTATCCATGAACAAGAGCCAGCCCTGCTGGTGATGGAAGCCTGCGGCAGCGCCCACCATTGGGGCAGGTTATTCCGTGAATGGGGACACGAAGCCCTGTTGCTGCCCGCACAATATGTCCGCCCCTACCGCCGCCGCAACAAGACCGACCGTACCGATTGCGAAGCCCTGCTGGAAGCGTACCGCTGTGAAGGGATCAAGCCGGTGGCCATCAAAAGCATCGGGCAGCAGGAACTGCAACAGATGCACCGCTTGCGTGAACAATGGAAACGCACCAAGGTGGCACGGATGAATTTCCTGCGCGGCGTGTTCCGCGAACAGGGCATCCCGTTGCCTGCCAGTGACCGCGAAGCCTTGCGGGAAGCCAACCTTCATGTGGGGCAGTTGTCCTCACTCACCTTGTACATGCTGCGCCCGTTGATGCAGGAACTGGAAACGCTGGAAACCCATATGGCAGGACTGGAACAGCAGCTCATCCATGCCACCCGCCAGAATGAAACGGTTGCCAACCTGCAAACCATCCCCGGCATTGGGTTGCTGACCAGCACTGCCCTGGTCGCGGCGGTCGGCAAAGCCGAACAGTTCCAGTCCGCCCGCCAATTTGCCTCATGGCTGGGGATCACCCCACGCGAAAGCAGCAGTGGCAACCGCCGTTTCCTGGGCAGCATCACCAAACAAGGCAACACCTACTTGCGTACCTTGCTGGTCCACGGGGCGCGGTCGGCTTTGGTGGCTGCCAAGCGGCAGGCGAAATCCGGCAAACCCCTTGCCCGCTTGCAGGAATGGGCGGTGAAGCTGGAACAGCGCAGCGGGCATAACAAAGCCGCTGTCGCCCTTGCCAACAAACTGGCGCGGACCGTGTGGGCGTGCTGGAAAAGCGGCAAACCTTACCAAGCGGGGTACTGCCCAGCCTGA